A portion of the Toxotes jaculatrix isolate fToxJac2 chromosome 16, fToxJac2.pri, whole genome shotgun sequence genome contains these proteins:
- the lrrtm4l1 gene encoding leucine rich repeat transmembrane neuronal 4 like 1, whose product MTERSGEEGQEHRASCTLPGLIAPRLRTGPLLCDGRLTHLLFPLLLLLRAPLLFSFGERTCPNSCRCEGKTVHCDSSGFLDVPENISIGCQGLSLRYNELHTLLPYQFAHLSQLLWIYLDHNQISAVDSRAFQGVRRLKELILSSNRITSLHNSTFHGIPNLRSLDLSYNKLEILQPGQFHGLRKLQNLHLRSNGLSNIPIRAFLECRSLEFLDLGYNRIKALTRTTFLGLQKLMELHLEHNQFSRINFFLFPRLANLRSLYLQWNRIRVVNQGLPWTWYTLQKLDLSGNEIQTLDPAVFHCLPNLQVLNLESNKLSNVSQEAVSAWISLTSISLAGNMWDCGTGICPLVAWLRNFRGSKDTTMICSSPKYLQGEKIMEATRSHGICEETDYVLTETPSPMSDLISEATAEPTFAPTSGSPPMPPSSTFGPPPPFRPRPIPHPTFPGHMSKDPRDSVARTRPTPIPPPEMEHMTLHKVVVGSVALFFTMSLILTILYVLWRRYPGATRLLQQQSMVGRKRRKKSPEPEQNLSSQLQEYYMSYNPAATPEALEVLGNGTGSCTCTISGSRECENEYTCPRPLPGAWLGDVPTIH is encoded by the exons ATgacggaacgatctggcgaggaGGGACAGGAACACCGAGCCTCTTGTACTTTGCCAGGACTGATTGCGCCGagattgcgcacag GTCCGCTGTTGTGTGATGGACGACTGACAcacctcctctttcctctcctcctcctattACGGGCTCCCCTGTTATTCAGCTTTGGTGAGCGCACCTGCCCCAATAGCTGCCGATGTGAGGGGAAAACCGTCCATTGTGATTCATCTGGCTTCTTAGATGTCCCAGAAAACATCTCAATAGGCTGTCAGGGCCTCTCCCTGCGCTACAATGAACTGCACACCCTGCTACCGTATCAGTTCGCTCACCTCAGCCAGCTTCTCTGGATATATTTGGACCACAATCAGATTTCAGCTGTTGACAGTCGAGCATTCCAGGGGGTCCGCAGGCTTAAAGAGCTAATACTGAGCTCCAACAGGATCACATCCCTGCACAACTCAACATTCCATGGAATCCCCAATCTTCGCAGTCTGGACTTGTCTTACAACAAACTGGAAATCCTGCAGCCAGGTCAATTCCATGGCTTACGAAAACTGCAAAACCTGCATTTACGCTCAAATGGTCTCTCTAACATCCCGATTCGAGCATTTCTAGAGTGCCGAAGTTTAGAGTTTCTTGATTTGGGATACAATCGAATAAAGGCTCTGACCCGCACCACCTTTTTGGGCTTACAGAAGCTGATGGAATTGCATCTGGAGCACAACCAGTTCTCACGGATcaacttttttctgtttccacgCTTAGCCAACCTGAGGTCGCTGTATCTTCAGTGGAACCGTATTAGGGTGGTTAACCAGGGCCTTCCATGGACTTGGTATACACTGCAGAAACTTGATCTGTCGGGAAATGAAATCCAGACCTTGGACCCAGCTGTATTTCACTGTTTGCCCAACCTTCAAGTCCTCAACCTGGAATCCAACAAACTGTCCAATGTGTCACAGGAGGCGGTGTCAGCATGGATCTCACTGACCTCCATCAGCCTTGCTGGGAACATGTGGGATTGTGGGACTGGCATATGTCCCCTTGTGGCTTGGTTGAGGAATTTTCGGGGCAGTAAAGACACCACTATGATATGCAGCAGCCCAAAATATCTCCAGGGAGAAAAAATAATGGAAGCCACAAGGAGCCATGGTATTTGCGAGGAAACCGATTATGTTCTGACTGAAACACCCTCACCAATGTCAGATCTCATTTCTGAGGCAACAGCTGAACCAACCTTTGCTCCTACTAGCGGTTCTCCACCTATGCCACCAAGCAGCACCTTTGGTCCTCCCCCACCATTCAGACCTCGACCTATTCCTCATCCTACATTTCCAGGGCATATGAGCAAGGATCCCAGAGACTCAGTTGCTCGCACTCGACCCACTCCCATACCACCCCCAGAGATGGAGCACATGACTCTGCACAAAGTGGTGGTGGGCAGTGTGGCACTCTTCTTCACCATGTCCCTAATCTTGACAATTCTCTATGTGTTGTGGCGGCGCTACCCTGGTGCAACCaggttgctgcagcagcaatCCATGGTGGGGCGGAAGCGTCGCAAAAAGAGTCCAGAGCCAGAGCAGAACCTGAGCTCCCAGCTCCAAGAGTATTACATGAGCTACAACCCTGCTGCCACACCAGAAGCATTGGAGGTGCTAGGCAATGGCACTGGTTCCTGCACTTGCACAATTTCTGGCTCCAGGGAGTGTGAG